Proteins encoded by one window of Nisaea sp.:
- a CDS encoding alanyl-tRNA editing protein: MTEELFREDSYLKSCTAKVLASGPDGVVLDRTVFYPTGGGQPGDSGTLTGPGGTLAIIEAVKGEGGILHKLEEGAAAPAVGDEVEVTLDWDRRYKHMRIHTALHLLCSVVDGGVTGGQIGAGKGRLDFDIPGERPEKEALTEQLNQVIAGNHGISISWITDDELAANPDLVRTMSVKPPMGSGKVRMIRIGDDVDFQPCGGTHVRSTEEIGSIQIGKIENKGKQNRRINLTLVE, translated from the coding sequence GTGACCGAAGAGCTGTTCCGGGAAGATTCCTACCTGAAATCCTGCACCGCGAAAGTGCTGGCATCCGGCCCGGACGGGGTGGTGCTGGACCGCACCGTTTTCTATCCGACCGGCGGCGGCCAGCCCGGCGACAGCGGCACGCTGACAGGCCCCGGCGGAACTCTCGCCATCATCGAGGCGGTGAAGGGCGAAGGCGGCATCCTGCACAAGCTGGAAGAGGGCGCGGCCGCACCGGCGGTCGGCGATGAGGTTGAAGTCACGCTCGACTGGGACCGCCGCTACAAGCATATGCGCATCCATACGGCGCTGCATCTGCTCTGCTCCGTGGTCGATGGCGGTGTGACCGGCGGGCAGATCGGCGCGGGCAAGGGCCGGCTCGATTTCGACATTCCGGGTGAGCGTCCAGAAAAAGAGGCCCTGACCGAGCAACTGAACCAGGTCATCGCAGGCAACCACGGGATCTCCATTTCCTGGATCACAGACGATGAGCTGGCAGCCAATCCCGATCTGGTCCGCACCATGTCCGTCAAACCGCCGATGGGCAGCGGCAAGGTGCGCATGATCCGGATTGGCGACGACGTCGATTTCCAGCCCTGCGGCGGCACCCATGTCCGCTCCACGGAGGAGATCGGAAGCATCCAGATCGGCAAGATCGAGAACAAGGGCAAGCAGAACCGGCGGATCAATCTGACGCTGGTTGAGTAG
- a CDS encoding PLP-dependent aminotransferase family protein, with the protein MHSQPMDWVPDLSDRPGPKYLSIARAMAEDIATGALQPGTQLPTHRELAYQLGVTVGTVSRAYAEATRRGLIDGEVGRGTFVRRRIGRDMGEIPAGANRGGIDFGLNFPPMGDMERDAFSDALKEIADSRDLMTLMAYAPHGGAPRHRQAAADWMRALGVETDAGRSIVTTGGQNGMLAAFAALVQAGDTILVEKLTYPGIVPLAEMLGLKVQPVDMDAEGVRPDSLEEACRSFAPRALYCMPTLQNPTNAVMGERRREDIAAIAERYNLILVEDDLYRFLVADAPPPLANYLPDQTIFITSAAKQLAPGLRIGGVSAPRAMVPKLERAMRASTWMAAPAMAEVFALWVDRGIAGVLAREKAEEMRVRQAAASEILQGFEFAGHPTSMHLWLTLPEPWTDRDAVAVLGEHGVIASSGQVFATSPGAGRNRLRLSLGNPKDLKIVRHGLGVIAETLAGAPQQAASIV; encoded by the coding sequence ATGCACAGCCAACCGATGGACTGGGTTCCCGACCTCAGCGACCGGCCCGGACCGAAATATCTCTCGATCGCCCGCGCCATGGCGGAAGACATCGCCACCGGCGCCCTGCAACCGGGCACGCAACTGCCGACGCATCGTGAGCTGGCCTATCAGCTCGGCGTGACCGTCGGCACGGTATCGCGCGCCTATGCCGAGGCCACGCGGCGCGGCCTGATCGATGGCGAGGTCGGCCGCGGCACCTTCGTACGCCGCCGGATCGGGCGGGATATGGGTGAGATACCGGCCGGCGCGAACCGGGGCGGGATCGATTTCGGGCTGAACTTTCCACCCATGGGCGATATGGAACGGGATGCCTTCTCCGATGCCCTGAAGGAAATCGCCGACAGCCGCGACCTGATGACCCTGATGGCCTATGCCCCGCACGGCGGCGCGCCGCGCCATCGCCAGGCGGCGGCGGACTGGATGCGTGCCCTCGGCGTAGAGACCGACGCGGGCCGTTCCATTGTTACCACCGGCGGACAGAACGGCATGCTTGCCGCCTTCGCCGCGCTTGTGCAGGCAGGGGATACAATCCTTGTCGAAAAGCTGACATATCCTGGCATTGTCCCCCTTGCCGAAATGCTCGGTCTGAAGGTCCAGCCGGTGGATATGGATGCCGAAGGCGTGCGTCCGGATTCCCTTGAAGAAGCCTGCCGCAGTTTCGCGCCACGGGCGCTCTATTGCATGCCGACCCTGCAGAACCCAACCAACGCGGTGATGGGCGAGCGGCGGCGCGAGGACATTGCCGCCATAGCGGAACGCTACAATCTGATCCTGGTCGAGGACGATCTCTACCGCTTCCTGGTGGCGGACGCACCGCCGCCACTCGCGAACTACCTGCCGGATCAGACGATCTTCATCACCTCGGCGGCAAAGCAACTGGCGCCGGGTCTACGCATCGGCGGCGTCAGCGCGCCGCGCGCCATGGTGCCGAAGCTGGAGCGGGCGATGCGGGCCTCAACCTGGATGGCGGCACCGGCCATGGCGGAAGTCTTCGCGCTCTGGGTCGACCGGGGCATCGCCGGTGTTCTCGCCCGGGAAAAGGCCGAGGAAATGCGCGTCCGTCAGGCCGCCGCCTCGGAAATCCTGCAAGGCTTCGAGTTCGCCGGGCACCCGACCAGCATGCATCTCTGGCTCACCCTACCGGAGCCCTGGACCGACCGCGACGCCGTGGCGGTGCTGGGCGAGCATGGCGTCATCGCCTCCTCCGGGCAGGTTTTCGCCACCTCCCCCGGCGCTGGCCGCAACCGGTTGCGTCTCTCCCTCGGCAACCCGAAAGACCTGAAGATTGTGCGCCACGGTCTCGGCGTCATCGCCGAAACCCTCGCCGGTGCGCCGCAACAGGCCGCCTCCATCGTCTGA
- a CDS encoding ABC transporter substrate binding protein, translating into MILQTLTSPFLEKSTVRFRAEMTSLGFKDGIDVSYTVLNAKGDFGRAKSLLTSAIDQGAPDLVVTVATLATRAGRELLSGTTIPQMFLIVTDPVGEGFVSEMGKTSGSNITGQSHVVPVESQLALVSQILQTVKRDAPFRIGILRSTYPSAVSESAQLRAAAHQFPIVRFTDLGFPYLAGDSGRPKMHKTAVELVNAHRDNLDGIWLVAGPNQTNLDFVNAVLATGVPIVNSGNIRNARLGAMIALQSTEELNGRAAAEAASAILAGTDPGNIPVTRPSKFIAGVNVLTAARLGAVIPSGILELAQENVFYRQGREN; encoded by the coding sequence GTGATCCTCCAGACTCTCACGTCTCCCTTTCTGGAAAAGTCGACCGTACGGTTTCGCGCGGAAATGACCAGTTTGGGATTTAAGGACGGCATTGATGTCTCCTACACCGTCCTGAATGCCAAAGGCGACTTCGGGCGCGCCAAATCCCTGCTGACATCCGCAATCGACCAAGGCGCTCCGGATCTGGTCGTGACAGTCGCCACTCTTGCGACCCGCGCCGGACGAGAGCTGCTTTCAGGAACGACAATCCCGCAGATGTTCCTGATCGTCACGGATCCGGTGGGCGAGGGGTTCGTGAGCGAGATGGGGAAAACCAGCGGATCCAACATTACGGGTCAGAGCCACGTTGTGCCGGTGGAATCCCAGTTGGCCCTGGTCTCCCAGATCTTGCAGACGGTCAAGCGTGACGCACCGTTCCGCATCGGAATCCTGCGGTCCACCTACCCCTCCGCGGTCAGCGAATCCGCCCAGTTGCGTGCCGCCGCGCACCAGTTCCCGATCGTGCGTTTCACCGACCTCGGCTTCCCCTATCTGGCCGGAGACAGCGGACGCCCGAAAATGCACAAAACGGCAGTTGAACTGGTAAATGCGCACAGAGACAACCTGGACGGCATATGGCTCGTCGCCGGGCCGAACCAGACCAACCTCGATTTCGTAAACGCAGTCCTTGCCACAGGCGTGCCGATCGTGAACAGCGGCAACATCAGGAACGCCCGCCTGGGGGCAATGATCGCCTTACAATCCACCGAAGAGCTCAACGGCAGGGCCGCCGCAGAAGCGGCAAGCGCCATTCTGGCCGGAACCGATCCCGGAAACATTCCAGTAACCCGGCCGAGCAAGTTCATTGCCGGCGTCAATGTTCTGACTGCCGCCAGACTTGGCGCCGTCATTCCCTCCGGCATTCTGGAATTGGCGCAAGAGAACGTATTCTATCGACAAGGTCGCGAAAATTGA
- a CDS encoding M20/M25/M40 family metallo-hydrolase codes for MIHDTDTIRASAQFQKATDDLRAGHDRFVGEIITLTEIPSPPFKEEKRAAAYEEMFRALGLEDVQRDGIGNVTGLRRGRGNGPIVVAAAHLDTVFPEGTYVKVRREGTKLFAPGVGDDTRGLATLLAFIRALDAGGIETEQDILFVGDVGEEGKGDLRGVRYLFTENAYRERIASFFTFDGIETQDLVTAGVGSYRYKVAFKGPGGHSLGAFGTVNPAYALGSFLVGMSKIEVPGDPRSSYCASTFSGGTSVNAIPEEVWTEIDLRSESAEVLNRVDGEVKALIEAAVAGENARGDSTNGKISVELTQIGNRPAGTTAHNTTIVEASVAAIKAYGFEPAFSASSTDANIPMAHGVPAVKFSHGGAGGRAHTVDEWIDVEPELSLRGLNAGLLALVATAGFVEG; via the coding sequence ATGATCCACGATACCGATACCATCCGCGCCAGCGCCCAGTTCCAAAAAGCCACCGACGATCTCCGTGCCGGTCACGACCGGTTCGTCGGCGAGATCATCACCCTGACCGAGATCCCGTCCCCGCCCTTCAAGGAAGAGAAGCGGGCAGCGGCTTATGAGGAAATGTTCCGGGCGCTCGGTCTGGAAGACGTGCAGCGGGATGGCATCGGCAATGTCACCGGGCTTCGGCGCGGCCGGGGCAACGGCCCGATCGTCGTGGCCGCCGCCCATCTGGATACGGTCTTCCCCGAGGGCACCTATGTGAAAGTGCGCCGGGAGGGCACCAAGCTGTTCGCCCCCGGCGTCGGCGACGACACGCGCGGGCTGGCGACGCTGCTCGCCTTCATCCGGGCGCTTGACGCGGGCGGGATCGAGACCGAGCAGGACATTCTCTTCGTCGGCGATGTCGGCGAGGAGGGCAAGGGCGACCTGCGCGGTGTGCGCTATCTCTTCACCGAGAACGCCTATCGAGAACGCATCGCCTCCTTCTTCACCTTCGACGGTATCGAGACCCAGGATCTGGTGACCGCCGGGGTCGGCTCCTACCGCTACAAGGTCGCTTTCAAGGGGCCGGGCGGGCATAGCCTTGGCGCCTTCGGCACGGTGAACCCGGCCTATGCGCTTGGCAGCTTCCTTGTCGGCATGTCGAAGATCGAGGTGCCGGGCGATCCCCGATCATCCTATTGCGCCAGCACCTTCAGCGGCGGCACGTCTGTGAATGCGATCCCGGAAGAGGTCTGGACTGAGATCGACCTGCGTTCGGAATCCGCCGAGGTACTGAACCGGGTGGATGGTGAGGTGAAAGCGCTGATCGAAGCGGCTGTCGCGGGCGAGAATGCGCGCGGCGATTCCACAAACGGCAAAATCAGCGTCGAGCTCACCCAGATCGGCAACCGCCCGGCGGGCACCACGGCGCACAACACCACCATCGTCGAAGCCAGCGTCGCCGCTATCAAGGCCTACGGTTTCGAGCCAGCCTTCTCCGCCTCCTCGACAGACGCCAACATCCCGATGGCGCACGGGGTCCCCGCGGTCAAATTCTCCCACGGCGGCGCCGGCGGTCGGGCCCACACGGTTGATGAATGGATCGATGTGGAGCCGGAGTTGAGCTTGCGCGGATTGAATGCCGGACTTCTGGCGTTGGTGGCAACGGCGGGGTTTGTGGAAGGGTGA
- a CDS encoding threonine dehydratase, translating into MTFSFTRDELEDTARLVHQVVPPTPQHHWPLLSKRAGAEIHVKHENQTPLGAFKMRGGVVYMDGLKRRMPECAGVITATRGNHGQSVAFAAARAGLRAVVVVPHGNSVEKNAAMRALGAELIEHGEDFQAAFEHAISLAEGEGLHLLPSYHPDLVRGVATYGLELFTACPDLDRVYVPIGLGSGISGVIAARDALGLKTQVIGVVAENAPAYALSFEQKKPVSTNSADTMADGVACRVPVPQAVEVILKGAERIVRVSEEEIKAAMRHYFTDTHNVAEGAAAAPLAACLKEKDSNAGQKVALILSGANVDLALYREVLMGAETQEETAT; encoded by the coding sequence GTGACATTTTCATTCACGCGAGACGAACTTGAGGATACGGCCCGGCTGGTACATCAGGTCGTGCCGCCGACGCCGCAACATCACTGGCCGCTGCTTTCGAAGCGCGCCGGGGCGGAGATCCACGTCAAGCACGAGAACCAGACACCGCTCGGCGCCTTCAAGATGCGTGGCGGGGTGGTTTATATGGATGGCCTGAAGCGCCGCATGCCGGAATGTGCCGGTGTGATCACGGCGACACGGGGCAATCACGGACAGAGCGTGGCCTTCGCCGCCGCGCGGGCCGGTCTCCGGGCCGTGGTCGTGGTGCCGCACGGAAATTCTGTTGAGAAGAACGCCGCCATGCGCGCGCTCGGCGCCGAGCTGATCGAGCATGGCGAGGATTTCCAGGCGGCGTTCGAACATGCGATCTCGCTCGCTGAGGGCGAGGGATTACACCTGCTGCCGAGCTATCATCCGGATCTGGTGCGCGGGGTGGCGACCTATGGTCTCGAGCTGTTCACGGCCTGCCCGGATCTCGACCGTGTCTATGTACCGATCGGGCTCGGCTCCGGCATCTCCGGGGTGATCGCGGCCCGGGATGCGCTGGGCCTGAAGACGCAGGTGATCGGCGTGGTGGCGGAAAATGCGCCGGCCTACGCACTTTCCTTCGAGCAGAAAAAGCCGGTTTCGACCAACAGCGCGGACACCATGGCGGACGGCGTTGCCTGCCGGGTGCCGGTGCCGCAGGCGGTGGAGGTGATCCTGAAAGGCGCGGAGCGGATCGTCCGGGTCTCCGAGGAGGAGATCAAGGCGGCCATGCGGCACTATTTCACCGATACCCATAATGTCGCCGAAGGCGCCGCGGCCGCTCCGCTTGCGGCCTGCCTCAAAGAGAAAGACTCCAATGCGGGGCAAAAGGTTGCGCTCATTCTCAGCGGTGCCAATGTCGACCTTGCGCTCTATCGCGAGGTGTTGATGGGCGCGGAGACACAAGAGGAGACTGCGACGTGA
- a CDS encoding PhzF family phenazine biosynthesis protein translates to MRVPIYQIDAFTENVFGGNPAAICPLYSWLTDPTMQSIAAENNLAETAFFVPDDTGEADFHLRWFTPAVEVDLCGHATLASAALIFDDLMPDRPEISFRTRSGILRVRRDGDYYVMNFPSYPPAKRDAPAGLFEALGTEPVALFDAPQEPERDRLMAVFENEDQIRALSPDFGALRKLPTVSIMATAPGWQVDFVSRYFAPNHGIDEDPVTGSNHCLLIPYWADRLGKKKLVGRQISARGGELKCSLLGDRVEMAGKAARYLSGHIEI, encoded by the coding sequence ATGCGGGTTCCAATTTACCAGATCGATGCCTTTACCGAGAATGTGTTCGGGGGCAATCCGGCGGCTATCTGTCCGCTTTATAGCTGGCTGACAGATCCGACCATGCAGTCGATCGCCGCCGAGAACAATCTGGCGGAAACCGCGTTCTTCGTGCCCGACGATACCGGCGAGGCCGACTTTCACCTGCGCTGGTTCACACCGGCGGTGGAAGTCGACCTGTGCGGCCATGCGACATTGGCGAGTGCGGCGCTGATCTTCGACGACCTGATGCCGGATCGCCCGGAGATCAGCTTCCGGACCCGCAGCGGCATCCTGCGCGTGCGGCGGGACGGCGACTATTACGTCATGAATTTCCCGAGCTACCCGCCTGCGAAGCGGGATGCCCCGGCGGGACTTTTCGAAGCCCTTGGTACGGAACCCGTCGCGCTGTTTGACGCGCCGCAGGAGCCTGAGCGGGACCGGCTGATGGCGGTGTTCGAGAACGAGGACCAGATCCGCGCGCTCAGCCCGGATTTCGGTGCGCTGAGAAAGCTGCCGACCGTCTCCATCATGGCGACGGCGCCGGGCTGGCAGGTCGATTTCGTCTCCCGCTATTTCGCGCCGAACCACGGCATTGATGAGGATCCGGTGACCGGCTCGAACCATTGCCTGCTGATCCCCTACTGGGCAGACAGGCTCGGCAAGAAGAAGCTGGTCGGCCGGCAGATATCGGCCCGTGGCGGCGAGCTGAAATGCTCCCTTCTGGGCGACCGGGTGGAGATGGCCGGCAAGGCCGCACGGTATCTCTCGGGGCATATCGAGATCTGA
- a CDS encoding trifunctional transcriptional activator/DNA repair protein Ada/methylated-DNA--[protein]-cysteine S-methyltransferase: MLYDIENHDLLYDALVRRDPAYDGRVYVGVTSTGIFCRLNCPARNPKPENCRFFSTVGECIESGFRPCKRCKPVATATEADPAVKTLIAAFEADPARRWTEADVIARGLDPSTVRRSFKRQFGVTFLEMARLSRLRDGFVTLSDGGRVIDAQLEAGFDSPSGFRSAFARLLGQSPASFTGEEFLKADWIDSPIGALVAVSDRSSLHLLEFVDRKALPRELKRLRDATRGGIGIGRFAPTEQIEAELKAYFSGEGARFETPMTYHGSPFTREVWLELRRIPAGATRSYSDLAKAIGRPSATRAVARANGANQIAIAIPCHRVIGADGSLTGYGGGIWRKQKLIELEQAYASQGGEQTHVASGQGTGIRGSAS; encoded by the coding sequence ATGCTGTACGACATTGAAAATCATGACCTTCTCTATGACGCTCTTGTCCGGCGGGACCCGGCCTATGACGGTAGGGTCTATGTCGGCGTTACCTCGACCGGGATCTTCTGTCGGCTGAACTGCCCGGCGCGGAATCCGAAGCCGGAAAACTGCCGTTTCTTCTCCACGGTCGGTGAATGCATCGAGTCCGGCTTCCGGCCCTGCAAGCGCTGCAAGCCGGTGGCGACGGCGACCGAGGCCGACCCGGCTGTGAAAACTCTCATCGCCGCCTTCGAGGCCGACCCGGCGCGTCGCTGGACCGAGGCGGACGTGATCGCGCGCGGTCTCGACCCCTCAACCGTGCGGCGCAGTTTCAAGCGCCAGTTCGGCGTGACCTTCCTTGAAATGGCCCGGCTCAGCCGCTTGCGGGACGGCTTCGTCACCCTCTCCGATGGCGGGCGGGTAATCGATGCGCAGCTTGAGGCCGGGTTCGACTCACCAAGCGGGTTTCGATCCGCTTTTGCCCGGCTACTCGGCCAGTCGCCCGCAAGTTTCACTGGCGAGGAATTCCTGAAGGCGGACTGGATCGACAGCCCGATCGGTGCGCTGGTCGCGGTCAGTGACCGGTCCAGCCTGCATCTTCTGGAATTTGTCGACCGCAAGGCTTTGCCGCGCGAGTTGAAGCGGCTGCGCGATGCGACGCGCGGTGGCATCGGTATCGGCCGCTTTGCTCCGACGGAGCAGATCGAGGCCGAGCTGAAGGCCTATTTCTCGGGAGAGGGCGCCCGGTTTGAAACGCCGATGACCTATCACGGCAGCCCCTTCACGCGGGAAGTCTGGCTGGAACTTCGACGCATCCCGGCGGGCGCGACGCGGAGCTACAGCGATCTGGCAAAGGCCATCGGCCGCCCGTCCGCGACCCGGGCGGTCGCGCGCGCCAACGGTGCCAACCAGATCGCCATCGCCATTCCCTGCCACCGTGTGATCGGGGCCGACGGCTCGCTCACCGGCTATGGCGGCGGGATCTGGCGGAAACAGAAACTGATCGAACTTGAACAGGCCTATGCAAGCCAAGGGGGAGAACAAACACATGTCGCAAGCGGACAAGGCACAGGCATTCGCGGATCTGCATCGTAA
- a CDS encoding GNAT family protein, giving the protein MKVEPVTLTGKHVRLEPMSEAAIPALQKAALDPAIWKWTWPGTDPDAVAAYVRLALENQQKGIDLPFVTIDAASGDVAGSTRYMTIDTKNTRVEIGSTWLNPRFQRSPLNTESKYLMLTHAFETLGCIRVEFKTHHRNEQSQNALKRIGAIYEGTLRQHMIHTDGTLRDSVYFSILDKEWPEVKKMLEAKLAAR; this is encoded by the coding sequence ATGAAAGTCGAACCCGTTACCCTGACCGGCAAGCATGTCCGCCTGGAGCCGATGAGCGAAGCCGCCATCCCGGCCCTGCAGAAAGCCGCTCTCGACCCGGCGATCTGGAAATGGACCTGGCCGGGAACGGACCCGGATGCGGTCGCGGCCTATGTGCGCCTTGCACTGGAGAACCAGCAAAAAGGCATTGATCTGCCCTTCGTCACCATCGACGCCGCCAGCGGCGACGTGGCCGGATCGACCCGCTACATGACCATCGACACCAAGAACACGCGCGTTGAGATCGGCAGCACCTGGCTAAACCCGCGTTTCCAGCGTTCCCCGCTGAATACCGAATCCAAATACCTGATGCTGACCCACGCCTTCGAAACCCTCGGCTGCATCCGGGTCGAGTTCAAGACCCACCACCGGAACGAGCAGTCCCAGAATGCCCTGAAGCGGATCGGTGCGATCTATGAAGGCACCCTGCGCCAGCACATGATCCACACCGACGGAACGCTCCGGGACTCGGTCTATTTCTCCATCCTCGACAAGGAATGGCCGGAAGTGAAGAAGATGCTGGAAGCGAAGCTGGCGGCGAGATAG
- a CDS encoding isocitrate lyase/phosphoenolpyruvate mutase family protein has product MSQADKAQAFADLHRKGDPVILFNIWDAGSAKAVADAGAKALATGSWSVAGAQGYGDGEALPLDMLEMIVKRITTTSALPLSVDFEGAYAAGPSGVGRNIARMIAAGAVGVNFEDQKVGGEGLYPVAKQAERISAARATAEDAGLPFFINARTDIFLKDRDAANHPRLMDEALARAKAYADAGASGIFMPGLKTPELIRRAAEGVSLPLNILIMPGVPEPEELSALGVSRISYGPGPWRDMMAWVTEQASAVYA; this is encoded by the coding sequence ATGTCGCAAGCGGACAAGGCACAGGCATTCGCGGATCTGCATCGTAAGGGCGATCCGGTCATTCTCTTCAATATCTGGGATGCGGGCAGCGCCAAGGCGGTTGCCGATGCCGGGGCGAAAGCGCTGGCGACGGGAAGCTGGTCGGTTGCGGGTGCGCAAGGCTACGGTGATGGCGAAGCGCTGCCGCTCGACATGCTGGAGATGATCGTGAAGCGGATCACGACGACCAGCGCATTACCGCTCAGCGTCGATTTCGAAGGCGCCTATGCTGCGGGCCCGAGCGGAGTGGGCCGGAACATCGCGCGGATGATCGCCGCCGGTGCCGTCGGGGTGAATTTCGAGGACCAGAAGGTCGGCGGGGAGGGGCTCTATCCGGTGGCGAAACAGGCGGAGCGAATCAGCGCCGCACGAGCCACCGCCGAGGACGCGGGCCTGCCGTTCTTCATCAATGCCCGCACGGATATCTTCCTGAAAGACCGGGATGCTGCCAATCACCCGCGCTTGATGGACGAGGCGCTCGCCCGCGCCAAAGCCTACGCCGATGCGGGCGCCAGTGGGATTTTCATGCCAGGCCTGAAGACGCCGGAGCTGATCCGCCGCGCGGCCGAGGGAGTCTCCCTGCCCTTGAACATCCTGATCATGCCGGGCGTGCCCGAGCCGGAAGAGCTGTCGGCACTGGGCGTTTCCAGGATCAGCTACGGGCCGGGTCCGTGGCGGGACATGATGGCCTGGGTGACGGAGCAGGCGTCGGCGGTCTACGCCTAA